TAGGAGAGATTTTCTCTGCACTCTTTTACTACCGCCGAGGTTTGAAGTTTCTTTAAACGAactaatattaaacatttttgctaatgaatttttatattatttatatgcacagaaaaaaaatctttttcttggACATTGTCTGGTGAACTCTTCAGATTCATAAATTTCAATGACATgttcaacaatatttttcaaaggttACCTTTTCTAGCCTAGGTTTAGCAAGTatccttttttcatttttcaacttttgggCTTTCTTAACAAGATGTTCTTAAACTGAAATGTTTAAGAACatcttatttttacttttttattgcatCTAAAAATTTGTCTAAATTATAATATGTTATTCACTTTTGCtctttttccaatattttactttttgggTCTATCCAATACTGAAGCTACTAGGTTTTTCAAACTTGTACccagttttttaacattttgcttTCTAAATCCTAATTTGTCGCATTTACTTACATTTTTGAATGGAGATATTTCCAATAAGTCCTCAAACTTTAGATTTTAAAGTCAACTCTAAATGCAATTGAAGTGTTTTATTCACACTCAAACTATAACCGTgtgtaaattatattatatgcataaaattaaataaaaataaattccaaaatcatatcaaataaattgatatGAATTAAGACACTGATTATATCATTTAAAGGAAAACTGAAACTATTCATTcaggaaaaagttaaaaaacccTTAAGTCATAGGGCTACAACTATGCCATAAGATAGAATATAGGtcttatttattgatttttatatattttttattaatttcctATGTTTAGAACCTCTACAGTAAAAGGTTTCATgatttatttcagttatttatgCTATTTTCTAGGCCTGCAAAGTTAAtgttatttatcatatttttcaaaaaaaatgattttaacaggCTGCTGCAAgtgttaaactaattttaaatgtataattttgctttttgtGTACTTAGGGTAACCACAGATGGTTACCCTAAGtacacaaaaataacaaaaaatttgcattGCCTATCTATAGGTATTGAACTGCAGCACATTAAAGTAACTATAGGGTACAATaactcaaaaactttttaagatcAGTTAAAAACACCTGCAAAAATAGATTATTTGAGAGAAAAACTATTGCTGTACAAAATTTCAAGTGATCGGctactttatattaaaagttatggtctgtcaaaaatcaaaaaaaaatctgcactATAAGCTCCAAATACTTATATTTTTCCAATTTCGGTCAATATTGATTAGATGAACTTTTGAATGGTCAGTCAAggattgtgttttttttcttcatataaTATGTGAGTGatcaaaatttgaaacaaacCTGAGATGGTACCCTGGGGACCATTAGATGATTTGAAATAGAATGAGCCTGATTTATTTTTGAGAATTTATGCATCATTTATGCTTACCTATATACAAATGATGCATTATTCTTAAAAGTAAATCAGTTAAAGAGCGAACAAATTATAACTACATGCTAAAAATAACAGCACTAAGCACAGTGTTTCTATTAACTGGCAGGAAAAATTGACCATGGTAATGTGTAATTTtcagaattattatttttatttgtaattattagttttttgtatactatatgaaaacttaaaagttttatctttttttgccTACCCAATTCCTAACCTTTGATCAATGTATGCATTTATGCATATATCTCAATATCTAAACTCActtaaaagcaaatatataaGATGATATTATATACATGAGGATGTGTAAATACACATAATAGTTATAGTAAATGAAATATGTTGTTATTAATAACATTGAcatgacaataataaaatttgagcAATATGGAATTGGGGGTGGGGTTGCCAGACATGTGGCTTTTATGAAggaaaacattgtaaaaaaaatttatttttttaggtttggtACTGTATTCTCCTCCGTAAGACCGGACATCTGGCAACCCTAGTTTCAAAAGGCTtcaattgtttaatttttttccaaatgtcaATAATAATTGTCTACTGATTAAATTTTCTGCTTGAAATATTatgcaatataaaataatataaatctaatGTAATTAGAATTGTTGACATTTTCACATCACTTATATTTTTCACATCACttcacatcttttttttaaaaacacttttaataagAGCTgatacaacataaaaatttgattgcttatgtttttgcataaatccataaatttttacacaaatcACTTTTGaagaattaaactttttattttgaattttgtttgaaattagatATTTCAAGATAGGGAAACagtaaccatttttaaaataacaaaaagttttaatcaaataatcttttaaaatttttatattaaaaaaaacaaagttaaaaatttttttttttaaaagcatctaaaaatgaaaaagattatttttcaagttttacaacattttttatttttacagaacATATTTCAATGAACAGAATAAATGAAACTGATTACCTTTAAAAATCCAGTCTGCAAAATAGTTCCACTAAAAACTTTTGAAGACACAACTTTTTTAACAGGTACAGATTCTCCAGTTATAGTGCTTTCATCAACAGCAGCTTTTCCACTAACAACTTCTCCATCCAAAGGTATTTGTTCTCCCGCACAAACAATTATTAAGCTTCCTATTTGTACTTGTTCAATTGgaacagttttattattttctgctAAAACAGCTACATTAGGCCTTTTTACCATAAGTgcttaatgaaaaaataaataaaaaatgcttaaaacttttgagagcaaaatatatatatattagtatatacaCAATTAAATTTACCTGCAATAGACTTTTCAACTTTATACTTGCAAATCCTCTCAATAAGCTCTGCAATTATAAACACATATACAATAATGCAAGCATCCAACCATTCATATAAAACAACTGCTCCAACTATCGCAATCAGCATAAGTAAGTTAATGTTTGCAAAAACCTTGCgtcttaagtttaaaaacaacatatgcAGCATTGGTAAACCACCAATCGTTAAAAGCGGTATTGAAATCCATTTTGTATATAATGGCTttttaaaagatgtaactacaacTGCAATAAATAAACTAGTCATTATGATTAAATTAAAccactgaaataaaaaagtacttttaaaaaatttattttcttgatgATCCAAAGTTCCACTTTCTAACAAACTTGCACCTAATTGAAGATCATTTAGTATTTTAAGAATAGCTGATGATTGAATGACTGAAGCATTATGAGTAACATAAGCCAAACGACTAACAATATTAACATTTACTGACTCTataccatttaaatttattagtttctCTTTTATAACTACTGCTTCTTTTCcacaacaaatattttgaatacGAAGTTTTATTGTTTGCACATTGCAAAACTCATTATCTCCATTATATGActttatattagataaaataagagGAGTTTCTTCATTAAGGACactcattttaattaaataattttaattgaaaaattaagttaactaaatgaaatttgaaaactttattttttataataaaaccttTATTAATATGCatattaagatatataaaaaatgtaagagTTTAacttttcactttaaaaaaGGTGAGAGTAACATTACAAACAgaataacaaaagatttttttgcataatagaATAGTTACAGTAAAAAGTTGCTGAGTAAAGAGTTATacaaaattgagttttttttattaagggaACAAGAAGCCTGAGCAGccaaaataaaaggaaaatttttgaaatttgacaaCAAAATCTTCagctttatatatgtatatacactcACTGTGCTTGTAGCTAAATGAATCAATCAATATAAGTTTGCTCCAATGTGTCTTTAGCTAAATAGTCAATATATGTACACTCATTGCGCCTGTCCCTACATACCTCAGTTAACTTTTAGAAGagttaagaaattaaaatgagtttgaaatatatgtataaatgcatacattgactgagggttagGGATTGGGCAGGCACAATATACATTGAATAATCttgaggcaaaaaaaaaaatttttctctttttctgaAATAGTATTTGGACTAAGTTGGCTCACTtcagttgtttttaaattaaattatctattttaaaaattaaagtttatattatactttatatatatatataaacatacatacatatataaaaaacgaTTCTCACTTCAGCAACAGCACAGGCATGAACAAGCTTGTCATACTCCAGAGCTATAGGGATTAAAACACAGGTTGAATGAAATACTCTAATTACtaactttgaaaacttttattaatgaaCTAATATCTTAACTGATCTGaaccctccccctcccccctaaaatgtaacaaataaataaaatatacttttttagcaTATTATACTAAACTTAATTTCATCTAGAGATTTTAATAATCTTTCagttttcaaaagttataaccCTGTAAAATTTACAATCTTATGAATGTTGGTAAAAGTCAACTTTCATAAACCAATAGCTTAAATACAGGGAAAGATTTCATTTTAGAGTTGCATTACTTAGCAAACTCTACAAGACAGCCAGAAAAGCAGCAGACTGAACTGAATAAAAAGCTAGTAATCCATCAggcttttttaacaataatttttaaaatctaatacatgtatatatatatatatatatatatatatatatatatatatatatatatatatatatatatatatatatatatatatatatatatatatacatatatatatatgtatatatatatatatatatatatatatatatatatatatatacatacatatatatatttagatatatacatacatatatatacatatatatatatatatacatatacatacatacacatatatatacatatatatatatatatatatatatatatatatatatatatatatatatatatatatatatatatatatatatatatatatatatatatatatactctttaaTATCTACTCTCATTACAGACACTGTTAAAATGCAGTTAATTAATCACAGCTAAAATTAGCTGGTGTAATGCAGATCGATAGAAACTTGAgtagaaaagtaaaatataaaaattaaaatagcaggCATGTaccaatttaacaacattttttggtATATAATGTTTGCAGACTCAATGCTTGCAACAAAAACTAAGTTTGAATATATCAAAGACAAAATGGATAAAGACCCACTGAAACCAACAACTCTTCGAAAATTTAATAACCCAATCATGGTGCAAAAAGTATTTCCTCTTTTACTTCTgattacttttgaaataaagtgCTCAATGCAAATTccgaagaaattaaaaaaccccCAATACCAATATTGTTTGTTATTGCCATGCCAAATAGATACAAAACCAAAGCAACAAAATGCtgcaaataatgtttttgaaaatgtccgATGTAATCCtccaatttgaaaataaatcgATCTCTGAAGTAGTCTATACAGACCTTGATCAAAATAGCGCCACATATCAACAAATGTGTACAATGTACAAACACACCTTGGTGGAGAAGGTGATTCAATTTgatcaatttttgtaaaaacatatgCTAATCCAtagaaaactttatatttaacataaaacataatGATAAGCGACCATCCTACAGCAATTGtttctatttcatttaaattttgtaacacaTGGTGATGGCTTGATAAAGCATTTACTGATGAGTAGTGATAATAAATGTCAATAATAAACCCAATAGTGACACATCGCAGAAATCCaatacaaaattcttttaaGGTAGCAATGCTGCTTTGCAATAATGGTTGATTAAAATCTTTCACAAACAAGTCAAATGTTAGCAAAGGACCTCGAAAAAATAATGGTATATAGAACATATAGCTTAGAAAATCAGTGAATGTAAATGAAAAAGTCTCTAGATTTCTTTCTGTTCCATAACTAATAATGCGTAAAATAGTCATCAAAACAGAAATATAAACAACACCACTTTTTGCagctttaatacaaaataataaaaataagtactgCCGACAAGTATCTTTGTGAAAACTAACTATAAATATCAATACAAACAGCCACATTGTTTTTCGATTGAAATATTCAATAAcaaaatagaatataaaaattattatacatagTAACAAAAACCCTTGAAAAgacataattattaaaaccaaaaatgCACCAGCGACTGAATAATAAAACTTCTTGACTTTAGGGAAATTAAGGGCAACAAGTCTTCCTAAAATAGAGTATAAAAGATTGACAATAACAATCAATGTCGAATTATCTCGAAAATCAGTCCACTCATAATCTGTTACATCTCTTCTTAAAGAAAACCAACCCGTGTCAAGGCAACCATCAACAAGATGATGCTCAAACTTTTTAGACAACtgaaatgaataatatattgGATACAGCGCTAAGCATGGCCACAACCACCAAGAAATCATTGATTCAATAAGTCCAAACGATGGATGCTTATAATAAGAATCCGAGCGTTTTTTAATAATCGCATTAGACATTCTATTATTCAAACTTAAATAAcgaataattttatgcttataaaataacaaatataagcTTATGTTTAACCACTCTGAATAAACACATTAAAATACCGTTTGAGCACCTAAGCTActattcaaacattttattataatattattttgcaaGAAGTCCtcttaattgtaaataataaatcttatgTTTGATTAAGacaacattttaacttttttcttttttcaagccTCCGTCATCGCGATTTCTTGCAAAGCATCAACATTTCTTTGCATTGGATTGACAAGGttctaattgattttttttatattaggagaatagTAAATACATcgttttttctttgtttttttttattgtcttaattaaaatatttatacaattgttttttatatatttatgtatttttatacatcaaataaaaaagcatacataaacaaatataaaaaacaataattttaattaaacattaaaaaaaagttgaaaatttttttctaaattctccttatataaaaaattccaGTTAGAACTTTGTCAAACCAAAGCGACGATTTGGCATTGAcatgaacatacttaagtttagaCTTTGCACGACGCGTGAAAATTTCACATCTGAAACTTTCattcaaaacatcaaaatacCCTGCGGGAATCCATGATTACATGTTTTTTTCACAGCTATTTATCTAAATTATAATCTGTTATTTTTTCCTAACCAGCAAAAATATGAGACTAAAAGTTGGCTTTTATAcgaaatataaagttaaattaagttataaaaagagACTCATGACCCTACTAATATTACAGAAACTTGGTTTATCTTTCTCCAATAATACTAATTCCTTACAACCAATAAAGGTTGTCAACCATCTAAATCAGCTTCATTGGCATCAAGTTCAAGaatgaaaattgcaaaaagttttcttacttaTATTCAAATAGGGGCTAATAAttaagtcatatatatatatatatatatatatatatatatatatatatatatatatatatatatatatatatatatatatatatatatatatatatatatatatatatatatatatatatatatatatatatatatatatatatatatatatatatgacttaaTTATTAACCCCCATTATACACTATAGTGTATAGCAAGAAAACTGCTATCTGTTCCTGT
Above is a window of Hydra vulgaris chromosome 10, alternate assembly HydraT2T_AEP DNA encoding:
- the LOC105843391 gene encoding protein-cysteine N-palmitoyltransferase HHAT translates to MSNAIIKKRSDSYYKHPSFGLIESMISWWLWPCLALYPIYYSFQLSKKFEHHLVDGCLDTGWFSLRRDVTDYEWTDFRDNSTLIVIVNLLYSILGRLVALNFPKVKKFYYSVAGAFLVLIIMSFQGFLLLCIIIFIFYFVIEYFNRKTMWLFVLIFIVSFHKDTCRQYLFLLFCIKAAKSGVVYISVLMTILRIISYGTERNLETFSFTFTDFLSYMFYIPLFFRGPLLTFDLFVKDFNQPLLQSSIATLKEFCIGFLRCVTIGFIIDIYYHYSSVNALSSHHHVLQNLNEIETIAVGWSLIIMFYVKYKVFYGLAYVFTKIDQIESPSPPRCVCTLYTFVDMWRYFDQGLYRLLQRSIYFQIGGLHRTFSKTLFAAFCCFGFVSIWHGNNKQYWYWGFFNFFGICIEHFISKVIRSKRGNTFCTMIGLLNFRRVVGFSGSLSILSLIYSNLVFVASIESANIIYQKMLLNWYMPAILIFIFYFSTQVSIDLHYTS